The following nucleotide sequence is from Kiritimatiella glycovorans.
GCCTGGTCTGCCGGGGGCAGGCGTGCGGCGCTACTACGAACGGGTGACGCGCCCTGGCCCTTCGGGCGCTTACGGCGCTACTACGAGCTTATTTCTCCCCGCTTATTCATACTTTCCGGAGAGCCACAGCGGTTCGTGGTTATGGCGGTTCCACGCCTCCCAGCGGCGGCGCAGCTGGTCGACCCGCTCCGGATACTGCTTCGCGAGGTTGTGTTTTTCCTCGAGGTCCTGCTTCAGATTGAAGAGCCGGGCCGGATGCCCTTTGCGGAAAATGAGTTTCCAGTCGCCGTGACGGATCGTGCGGAAGGAGCCGCGCCGCCAGCACAGCGTCTCGTGCGGCACGCCGTCGTTCCGGCCCGTCACGTACGGCACCAGGTCGACCCCCTCCAGCTTCCAGTCGGGATCGATCGACACGCCGGCCGCGGCCAGCGCGGTCGGCTGCACATCGAGCGTGCTGACGGGTTTCCGGTAGACCTTTCCGGCCGGAATATGTCCTTTCCACTGCATCAGGTACGGTACGCGCAGGCCTCCCTCGAAGTGGGTGATCTTGGTTCCGCGCAGGGGATCGTTGACGGAGGTGTTGCTGTAGGTCGGCCCGCCGTTGTCGGAGATCAGGAAGATCAGGGTGTTCTCTTCAAGACCCAGCGCGCGCAGGTGATCCAGCGTTCTGCCGACCTCTTCATCGAGCGCTTCCATCATCCCTGCGAAAATGCGTCGTTTGGGGTCGCTGATCTCCGGGAACTCCTCCGCGTAGCCGGGCGGGGCCTCCTCGATCGGGCCGTGTTGATTGTAGAATGCGAGGTACAGGAACCAGGGCTGTTCCCGGTGGCGGTCGATAAAATCGCGCGCCCGCGCGCCGTACGCGAAGGTGCTGTAGTAGCCCTCCTCCTCCACCTTGCGCGGCTGCGGGTTGTCGTCCCGTGAGTCGAGAATGACCGGGGTGGTGTAGGAGCGCGAGTTCTCCAGGTTCCCGTAGTACTCATCGAAGCCGCGCTTCGTCGGCCAGTACTCCGGCTTGAATCCGAGGTGCCACTTGCCGACCATCCCGGTCGCGTAGCCCGCCGTCTTCATGCGGTCGGCCATGGTCCGTTCCGTGAGCGGAAGCCCGTATTCCTTCCAGTGCTGGCCCCACGGCGGGTTGGTCTCGTGCCCGACCCGCGTCTGGACGCGCCCGAGCATCAGGCCGGCGCGGCTCGGGCTGCAGAGGGAGTCGGTGACGTAGCCCTGGGTAAAGCGAATGCCGTTCGCGGCGATCGAATCGATGTTCGGGGTCGGGATCTGCGGATTCCCTTGGCAGCCGAACTCGCCGTAGCCGACGTCGTCCACGTAGATCAGCAGGACATTGGGCGGATCGGGCTGCTTCGCGACGGCCGTCCGGGCCAGGGCCAGGACAAAGGCTCCGAGCATGAGAAGAGTTCTCTTGAAATCCATCACCGCTACTCCTCTTCCCCGTGAAACAGCAGGTTGTCGTTTTCCTTGAGGTAGTCCTGTTTCAGCGCGCGGACGCTGCCGTCGAAGAACAGGAAATTCATGAACTCGCCGTGGCGGGGCGGCCAGGGGACGCCCGTTTTGTGTTCGTGATTATCGACGAAATTATCGGCCTGCATCCACCAGGATCCCTGCCATCGTCCGTTCGCGAACTGGCGCGTGTCGCCGCACAGGACGGTTTCGCGCGGACGGCGGATGGACGCCAGCGTAGGCGGAATCCGGGAGTGCGGTATGATATAGCGGTTCGGACCGAGATCGCCCATGCCGTGATGATGTTTTTCCCCGGGACATTGCAGGACGTCGTAGTCCTCCAGGTAGCCGCCGTCCACGAGCTGGTTGCGCCAGAAGCGATCGACGTTCCAGCTCCCCTGGTCCCATCCGAAATCGCCGAGCCAGGGCAGCCTGTTCTTGTGATCGGAGACGTGTTCCATGACGGCCACGCCGATCGTGCGCAGGTGCGACTGGCAGCGCGTCATCTGGGCCTGTTCCAGTCCCTTTTGGATCGCGGGCACGAGGATCATCATCAGCACGGCCAGGATCGCGATCACCACGAGCAGCTCGACGAGGGTGAAGCCGCTTCGGCTGTGTTCCTCAATCCCGTGTCGCATCATCATAATCCCAGTTCGCTCCAGACCGTGAGGCTGTCTTCGCTTCGCAGCCGTTCCAGGATATCGGCCATTTCCGACGCGCGGCCGGGCAGGTCGTCGTACAGATTGAAATCTTCCTTCCGGTCGAGCGAAAGGTCGTAGAGCTGGGCTTTGAGATCGGCGGCCGGCATGCGCTCGGCGCTCCGGTCCCAGTCCCCGTTGCCGGGATCGCCGATATAGAGATGCCGGTCGTAGCGCAGGGCGAGCACCCCGCTGCGCCCCTGAAGCACAAGCGGTCGCTCCGGGGCCTGAACCCCGGCATCCATCAGTGCGGGCAGTACGTCGTAGCTGTCCGGCGCGGCGCCTTCGGGGAGGGTTCGTCCCAGCAGCGTTGCGAACGAGGCCATCAGGTCCGTCAGGCAGACGACCGACGACGAACGTCCGCCGCCGGCGATCCGCGCCGGCCAGCTCACGAGGAACGGCACGCGCACGCCGCCTTCGAGGCAGTCGCCCTTGTTGCCGCGCAGCGGCGTGTTGGGGTTGTAGTTCTCGTCGCGCAGGTCGCCGTGCATCCTTCCGACCCCGCCGTTATCGCTCGCGAACACGATCAGCGTGTTTTCCCTCAACCCCCGCTGTTCCAGGTGGCGTATCACCTCGCCCACGGACCAGTCCAGTTCCATCAGTACATCGCCGTACGCGCCGGCGCGGCTCCTGCCCTGGAAGTCCTCGTGCGCAATGTGCGGCGAATGCGGCTTGGAGGTCGCGAAGTAAAGAAAGAACGGATCGCGGCGGTGATCGTCGATGAACCGTTCGACCCGTTCCACCAGGTCGCGGGTGACGTCCTCCTGCCGGTAGCGCGCCTGTTCGCCGCCCTCCATGGTGGGTTTCCCGCGCTCGGGCCAGACGACGCGTATGGGGTCGTCCGGGTCATGGTTCCAGACGTGATCGTTCTCCATATAGACGTACGGCGGGAAGAAGTGGCCGACGGGGAGGATGAAGGAATAATCGAAGCCGTGCGTGTTGGGGTTGGGTTCGATCGGCGGGTGGTTCCAGTCGATGTCCCGTTTGTCCTCCTCGGTGCCGAGTCCGATGTGCCATTTTCCGATGCAGCCCGTGGCGTAGCCCGCGTCGCGGAACATCTTGGGCAGCGTGTAGCGGGCGGGATCGATCAGCGAGGGCGCCTCGCCGACCACGCCCTTCTTGAGCCAGGTGCGCCAGGGGTAGCGGCCGGTGAGCATGGCGTAGCGCGTCGGGGTGCAGATCGCCGCCGGGGCGTAGCCGTCGGTGAACAGGATGCCCTCCGAGGCGAGCCGGTCGAGACTCGGGGTCGGGACGCGCCGGTTGCCGTAGCAGCCGAGGTCGCCGTAGCCGAGGTCATCGGTCAGGATGACGATCACGTTGGGCGCCCTGTGCCCGGCTTTCATCGCCAGGCCCCGCGAGGCGGAGAGGCCGATCGTTCCCGCGCCCATCGATTCAAGAAAATCTCTGCGTTTCATACCTGTCCCTCTTCAGTTTTGCGTCGGGTCGGTGAGATTCTCGCCCGCGTGGTCGATGTAGACGTCGTCGAGGTAGATCGCGCGGTCGTCGACATCGCCCTTGACGAACCCGAACCGCGTGAAGTCCGTGCCCACGGAGTGGGGCAGGGCCTCGCGCACGAAATCGGCCTCCGTCAGGTGAAGCTCCGCCGAACCGTCTTCGGCGACAAGATGCACGTCTGCGTCCGCCTCGCCTTCATCGCCGTGACGGACGACCATCCACAGGCGATACCAGCGGCCGCTTTGAATTTTCATGCCCTCCAGAGGTTGACCGTCGGCGTCGGCGACCGGTTTGACGCCCGCCTCGCCGGAGTGTCGGAACCAGACCATCTGCTTGAGCGCGTTCGGCGTCTGAAAGTCCTGGTGCGAGACGCCGAATTTTACCGAGGTCGACGACTCGGCGCGGCCGAGGAAGAGGCGCATGAAGATTGTGCCGGTTCCGCGCGCGCCGCGGTCGATACGCAGCCGCTCCGCGTTCCAGAGGTAGTCGTGTTCTTCGCCGTTCCCCCTGCGGTAGAATTTGAGAATGCGGTTTTCGGGGTGCTCCGGATCGGTCATCGCCATCGCGCCCGTGAGTTCCGCATCCTTCACCGCCCAGCCCGCACGGCCGGCCACCGGTTCACCGTGGTCGTACGTGTCGAAGTCGTCGACCTTTTCCCACTCCGCGGAGCACGTCGCGGCGATGCCCAGTCCCAGCACGATCCCCGGTAAGAACTTTCGTTTCATGATGTCCCCCTCATTCCTGCAGTTCCTTCAGACGTCGATCCAGCCGCTTCACGACCTCCGGGTACTGATCGTACACATTCTGTTTCTGGTTGGGATCCTTCTCGACGTCGTAGAGCTGGCCGGGCGGGGCGTCGGGCAGCGGCTGTCCGTGTTCGTCGAGGCTGCTGTTTTCGAACTCGAGCCGCTTGTACGGGATGCCCCAGCGGATCTTCGGGTGGCCGCTCATACCGTGGGAGCCCTGCCTGGCCATATAGACCCACTGGTCCGAGCGCAGGGCGCGGCCGAAGATACCCTCCATGATCATTTCGCGCCGGGCGGGTTCCGCCGTCCGCGGATTGAGCATGACGGGAAGCTGGTCGACGCTGTCCGGTCCGGCGCCTGCGGGCATGGTCACGCCGGCGGCCGAGCAGCAGGTCGCCATGATGTCCGTCAGCGACATCAGGGTGCCCGTCTCGACTCCCGCCGGGATTTTCCCGGGCCAGCGCGCCATAAACGGGATCCGGACCCCGCCTTCCCACGCGTCGGTCTTCTGGCCGAGCAGATCCCCGTTGCAGCGGTGTCCCTTCGCGAGGGTCTTGCCCAGGTACACGCCGCCGTTGTCGCTGGTGAAGATGACGAGCGTATCCTCGCGCAGGCCCTTGCGGTCGAGCGCGTCGAGCACCCGCCCCACGCACCAGTCCAGCTCCTGGATGTAGTCGCCGTATCCCCCGCAGTCGCTGGTGCCCTGGAATCGTTCCGAGGGGGCGATGGGGATGTGGGGGGCGAGATAGGTGAGGTAGAGGAAAAACGGTTCGCCCCTGCGCTGATCTTTCACCCATTTTTCGGCGCGGTCGGCGAGGATGACGTCGACTTCATCTTCCGGCCGCAGCTCGTGCGCGCGCTCGGCGCCGACGCTGATTCCGTGGCCGTACCCCTTGTCGGTTTCTTTGTTCGGGATGATGCGGATCGGGTCGTCGGGATCGAGTCCGACCACATGATGATTTTCGACAAAGACGAACGGCGGTTCGTTGTGGGTCCGCGGCGTGCCGAAGAAGTAGTCGAAGCCGATTTCGAGGGGCCCCGGCTTGAGTTCGCTGTTCCAGTCCACGGGCGTCGTGCGCCCGAAGCCGAGATGCCACTTGCCGATGCACGCGGTGCGGTACCCGGCATCCTTGAGCAGTTGCGGCAGCATGATACGGCCCGGGTCGAAGCAGAGATCGCCCTGCCAGGGTTTTCCGCGCCGCCACCAGTAACGGCCCGAGAGGATCGCGTAGCGGGTCGGCTGGCACACGGACGCCGGGGCGTGGGCATCCGTCCACACCGTGCCTTCTTCCGCGAGCCGGTCGATGCGGGGCGTCTTCAGCAGCTCCGCACCGAAGCAGCTCAGGTCGTTGTAGCCGAGATCGTCGGCCATGATGAAGACGATGTTGGGCTGCTTCGGAGCCCGCTGACCCGCTGCGCTGGCGTGGAGTCCGGCCAGCGTCCCCGCACCGAGCGCCGTGTGTAAGAATTCGCGTCGTTTCATCCCTTCTCCTTAATAAATATCCACACTGCCAACGATTGCATATCGTTGGCTATTAACGGGGCGGTGTCAATGCAGAAATGCGGATCCGATCAGAAGTACGACTTGCGCGTTAGGTAATCGGAGACGGGAATCCGTGCGAGCGGGTGATCGCTCCCGTCGGTCTGGTCGATCAGATTCGCCAGCCGGTCGACGGCGGTGTCGGCGATGGTTTCGTAATCCTGTTCAGCGACGATCACCCGCTCGGCGGGGCGCGCCTCGCCGAGCCAGTCGTCGAAACACCCGATGGTGCAGTGTTTCCTGCGCAAGGCGTCGGCGTGCGGGATGGCGAAGGTCAGCACGGCTTCCTGCGAGGACCCCAGCAGCGCGACACGCTCGTCGAGCGCCTCCCAGTCGAGTCCGTCGCCCTTGGTTATGCCGTTGACCCATGTCACGCCGCGTTCGCGCAGTTCCCTCGCCGCGCCCGTGAAACGTTCCCGTTCGACGGCGTTGACCCCGCGCCGGAAGAGCAGCATGAACTGGCGCGCCCCGGCGTCGATGCAGCGCCGCACCAGCTCACGGCCCGCCGCCTCATTGTCGGTGGTGACGACGAGACCCTCGCCGTAGGACCGCTCCGGCGGAACGTCGATGAAGATGATCGGGAAATTACGCTTGCGGAGCGGATCGAGCGCGGACAGGTCGCGGATGTCGCGGCGGTTGATGATCGCCCCGGCGGAGAGCCCCTGCATCATCCGCTCGGCGGCGCGGTCGAACACCTTCTGGTCGCCGTGATGGACCGTGATGGCCAGATCGTAGCCCTTGTCGTGCGCGTGCTGGGTGGCGAATTCCGCCGATTTCCAGTCGACCGACGCCCCCAGCGTCGGGACGATGAACCAGATGATCTCCGCCTTCCCGCGCTTGAGGTACCGCGCGGCGAGGTTGGGGCGGTATCCCTTTTTCTCCGCGACGGACTGGATGCGTTCGATGGTCTCCGTCTTCAGCCGCGCGTCGTTGCGCAGCGCGCGCGACACGGTCGAAGCATTCACCCCGCAGATGCGGGCGATATCGTACAGCGTAACTTTCGGCATGGTGCATTCTCCGTATTAGGCTACGCAGTATAGATTTATGAGGGGGAATTGCAACAGTCAGGCGCAGTGAAACACGTGAAAAAAAGTTCGTAGTAGCGCCGCGAGCCTGCCTCCGGCAGGCCAGGCGCGTGAAAGATCACGGCCCTGGTCCTGCTTCGCAGCGCGTCCGAATTTCCCCCATCCCCTCACTCACCCCGTACGGTCTGCCGCGCGGCTTCGAGCAGCGGCGGGTTGTCGCGCACCTTGTGCCAGTTGTACATGCAGAGCAGCCGGCAGCGGGGGTGGGCGAGGGTCTGCCGCATCGCCCGCGCCCACAGCTCCGTTTTGTACGGCCGCAGCAGCATCCACTCGACCGCGCCCCACCACGGCGCATCGCTGAGTTCCAGCGCGCGCATCATGCCCTCGTCCCGGTTCGGATCCATGGCGTACCAGTAGTCGCTCCACCCTGGACACGAGTAGCGGTTTACTGCGGCGTTATAGAGCTTCTCGCCGAACTCGTTGCCCCAGCCGTGGGTGAAGATCCGCTCGCGCGGAATGCCGGCTTCACGGACGTGGCGCGAGAGATCTTCGAGGTGAAGCCGGATGACTTCCACCAGATCGTCTTCGGTGATGTTGCCGCGATCGCGCAGTCCGGCGGTGCGGACGGCGGCGTACCCGATCTGCACCGCGCCGCGGCTGAGGACGTCTTTGCGCGTCAGTCCGTAATCGGGGTCGTCTTCCGGAGGGTCGTCGAGCAATTCGTTGCCGTTCGGATAATAAAAACCGTTCACCCCGATCGCGCTCTCCCAACCCACGTTCAGGCCGGCAAACAGGTGCTTTTTTTCGCGCGGCAGCTCGCGCCACCAGCGGACGATGATCGGCAGCAGCTCGTCCATGGCCTCGTGGCAGGCGCGCCGGTATTCGGGGCTCATGAGGTTCGGCGGGGGCTGGACCCGGATCTGCCGGCCCCAGTTTCGCCAGCCGACCTTGAGCGCGTACTCCGGTCCCCAGTGTCGCCATTCGACGTTCTTCGCGTTCGCCGGGTCGTAGCCGGGGAGGTCGGGGTCCCACCAGTTCCACAGGTCGGGCCGGTTCTGCCACCACTGCTCGCCGTCGAATTTGACCATCACCGGCGTGCCGGTGGCCTCCGCCGCCTCGAGGTAATTACGCAGACTCTGTTTCAGCGTTTCGATGTCGACGGCGAGATACGAAAAGATCAGCTTGCACCCGGGCCGGATGTGCGAGGCGGGCAGGCCGGCGAACGCGTCGCGGAACTCGTCGAACGTCTCCGCCGTGATCGTGCCCGGTCGCTTCACGTTGAACCCCGAACGCGGCCCCATGTTGAACAGCAGGTAACGCTCGTGCGTATCCGCTCCCGCGCAGACCGCCCCAACGATCGCCATCAGCGGAATCAGCCACCGCTTCATGTTATTCCCCCTGAATGTCACAGGCCTACTCGTTCCGGTCGCGCGCATGGTCGCGGATGACCGCGCGGACGGCGTCCATGACCGCCTCGCTGTCGTCGATGTGTTCCCAGTTGTAGACGCAGAGGAATCGGCATCCCGGATAGAAGAGCGACTTCTCCAGTGCCCGTTTCCAGCGTTCGCCGTCGCGCGAGCCGATCAGGTTCCATTCCACGGAACCCCAGTACGGGGCGTCGGATTTCTTCAGCGAACGCATGATGCCCTCGTTCTGTGCGGGGTCGTCGGCGTTCCAGTAATTGCTCCAGCCGGGGCAGGCGTACTCGTTGAGCGCGGCCTCGTAGAGCTTTTCGCCCCGGCGGTTGCCCACGCCGTGGGTGAAGATCTTCTCGCGCGGGAACCCGGCGCGGTGGACCCGGTGGGACAGGTCGCGCAGGTGGCGGCGGATGACTTCGTAGAGGTCGTCTTCCGTAATGTCGCCGCGGTCGCGGATGCCGGCGCTCCTGACCGAGGCGTACCCGATCTGCGCCACCCCGCGGTCCGGCACCTCGGAGAGTTCGATCCCGTGGTCCGGATCGTGTTCGGCCGGCTGGTGGACGCGTTCATTGCCGTCCGGGTAGTGGTAGGCGTTGATGCCGATCGAGCTTTCCCAGCCGATATTGACGCCGATGAAGAGGTCCTTCTGTTCCGCGGGCAGGGCGCGCCACCACTGGCGAACGATCGGCAGCAGTTCGTCCATGGCCTCATGGCAGGCCGCGCGGTATTCGCGGCTGAAGAGGTTGGGCGGGGGCAGCACGCGGATCTGGCGTCCCCAGTTGCGCCAGGCGATCTTCAGGGCGTCGTCCGGGTCCCAGCTCGACCACTCGACGTTGGCCCGGTTGGCGGGATCGTAGCCGGGCAGGTCGGGGTCCCACCAGTTCCACAGGTCGGGCCGTTCCTGCCACCACTGCTCGCCGTCGAACTTGACCAGCACGGGGGTGTCGGTCTCCCGGGCGAAATGCAGGAAGCGCTTCAGGCTCGCCTTGAGTGTGGGCAGGTCGGTCTTGAGATACGAGAAGACGAACGCCATGCCGATGCGCACGTCCGATGCGGGCAGGTTTTCGAACTCCTCCCGGATGTCCCGGAACACGCCGGGATGGATGGTGTGCGGGTACTCCTGGAAGATCAGCTCCTCCGGCTGGCGCATGAAGACCAGGTAGCGCGTGTCGTCGTCCGGGGTCGTCGAGGCCGCGCCTGCAGCCCCGCCGGCACCGAGCGCCAGCGCCGCGAGCATAAGTAGACCGGTCAGTTTTCGAACCATGGTGTCGCTCCTTTTTTCGGTTCTTCGTGGATTTTTTGTGGCGATCGACGGCAAATCCGCTCGCGTCCCGTCGTACGCGTACGGATACGAATCATGTTCAGAACCAACCTTCATGCCCTTCAACTCCTTCATGGTCAATCCGCCCCGCTATCCCTCCCGGATGATCCTCCTCAGCCACAGACGATACAACCCGAACAGCGAGATCGCGAACAGAACGACCGTGATCCAGAACTCGACATCGAACTTCAGCAGCACGATCTGCATCGGGACGAGGAAGAGGGTGACCTGCCAGACCAGCGCGAACGGGACGGAGGCGAGATCGAGGCGGTTCTCGCGGTCGGTCGCGGCGCGGGTCTCGGGGTCGAGAAGCGCGCGGAAGGGTTTCCAGAAGCCGAACGGGCGGGTCTGACGGTAGAACCGCTCCAGCGTTTCGCGGTCGGCCGCCGGCGCGAGGAAGGTGCCGAGCAGCGACCCCGCCAGCGAGACGGCGATCAGCAGCGAGAAGCCGGTGAAGACATGGAGCCCGGGCAGCCACAGGCGCTGGAGGATCGAACCGATCAGGCCCGTCAGGGTTCCGGCGACGAACCCGCAGCCGTTGAACCGCCACCAGTAGAGCCGCAGGATGAGCGGCATGCCGAGTCCGGCGGTGAGGCCCATCATCAGCCAGCTCCAGATATCGTCGATGTTCTCCGCGAAAAATCCGATCAGCAGCGCGAGGAGCACCATGACAAAGATGATCCCGTACGAGGCCCACAGCAGCTCCCGGTTGCCCGCGCGCGGGCGGAGGTAACGCTGGTAGATGTCGCGCACGAAGAACCCGGCGCCCTTGTTCACCGCGGAGTCGAAGCTCGACATGCTCGCCGCGATCAGGGCGATCAGGATCATGCCGCGGAAGCCGGGATGGATGAAGTGCTTGATCGCCTCCGGCAGGATCCGTTCCGGGTTGACGGTCCCCGGGTGGTAGCCGAGCAGCAGCACCTTCTCGCGCCAGCCCTCCCCGAGCAGCGTGGAGAGTTTTGCGGTGAGGTCCGGATAGTCTCCCGGCGACGCGGCCAGGCGGGAGAGCAGCTCGCTCCACTCGTGCGCGGCGAGATCGGGGTGCGCCGCGCGGATCAGTTCCGCGGCCCCCGTGATCGTGGCGGGCTCGGGGAACAGGTTCCCGATCATCAGCACGCCCAGCGCGGCGAACGCCATCATCATCGGCCAGCGCAGCATCACGATCCACGTCCAGAAAAAGGTCAGCAGCCCGCACTCGCGGTCGCTGCGCGCGCCGAAGTACTTCGGATCCCAGCCCTCGCCGAGTCCCTGCTGGAAGGCCTTCACCGTGAAGAAGAGGATGCAGAGAATCAGCAGATTGTACTGATCGTACCCCGGCTGGAACGAGCACTCCCAGGCGGGGGTCACGGACGTCCAGTCGGCGTTGCCGGTGACCGCCGCGGCCAGATCGGGGAAGGCGCCGTCCAGCGCGCCGATCTTCGTCATGGCCAGCCCGCATACCCCGAACACGGCCACGGCGATGATCCCCGACTGGATCAGGTCGGTGAAGACCACGCCGTAGAATCCGGAGCACATGGTGTAGACCGTGGCCACGGCGAACATGATCAGCGAGCACTGGAACGGGGTGAAGGGGAGGAAGGAGGCGAGGAAGAGCCCGACGCCCTTGGAGAGGTAGGCGAGCAGGACGGTGGTGAAGATGAGGGTGGAGAGGGCCATCACGAGGCTCGCCGCCTGACCCTGCGCGCGCTCACCGAAACGGAAGCGCATCCACTCCGCACCGGTGATGCAGCCCGAGCGCCGGTGCCATTTTCCGAGCCAGAGCATCATGAACACGAGGATCAGGCATGCCCCGCCGCGGAATTCGATGAAGAGTCCGCGCGGACCGATCATGAAGAGGAAGGCGGTGATGAGCGACGTGCCGGTGATATCGACATACGACGCCATCCCGGAGAGTCCGAGCAGCCACCAGGGCAGCTTGCGCCCGCCGATGTAGTAGTCCTCGAGACTGGCCGAGGCATAGCGCCGCAGGACCGCGCCGAGCGCGACCAGCGCGAGCAGGTAGACCACGATCACCGCGCGGTCGAACCCGTTCAGCAGAAAAACATCGTGTTCCATATATGGCCGCGCACCTTAATCGCGCCGGAAAACGAAGACAAGATAAGAAATCGATTGCATCCCATCCGGCCTCTACGTGGCTCTTGGCCGTATGTTTTCCTGAGTTCCACATGGGGACACCCGGACGGATATCGTACTCGTACTCGTACTCAGCGAAGCGGTACTCGTACTCGAATTCCTCGAATCGGGGTGAGGGTAGGGATT
It contains:
- a CDS encoding sodium:solute symporter family transporter; this encodes MEHDVFLLNGFDRAVIVVYLLALVALGAVLRRYASASLEDYYIGGRKLPWWLLGLSGMASYVDITGTSLITAFLFMIGPRGLFIEFRGGACLILVFMMLWLGKWHRRSGCITGAEWMRFRFGERAQGQAASLVMALSTLIFTTVLLAYLSKGVGLFLASFLPFTPFQCSLIMFAVATVYTMCSGFYGVVFTDLIQSGIIAVAVFGVCGLAMTKIGALDGAFPDLAAAVTGNADWTSVTPAWECSFQPGYDQYNLLILCILFFTVKAFQQGLGEGWDPKYFGARSDRECGLLTFFWTWIVMLRWPMMMAFAALGVLMIGNLFPEPATITGAAELIRAAHPDLAAHEWSELLSRLAASPGDYPDLTAKLSTLLGEGWREKVLLLGYHPGTVNPERILPEAIKHFIHPGFRGMILIALIAASMSSFDSAVNKGAGFFVRDIYQRYLRPRAGNRELLWASYGIIFVMVLLALLIGFFAENIDDIWSWLMMGLTAGLGMPLILRLYWWRFNGCGFVAGTLTGLIGSILQRLWLPGLHVFTGFSLLIAVSLAGSLLGTFLAPAADRETLERFYRQTRPFGFWKPFRALLDPETRAATDRENRLDLASVPFALVWQVTLFLVPMQIVLLKFDVEFWITVVLFAISLFGLYRLWLRRIIREG
- a CDS encoding sulfatase family protein → MKRRDFLESMGAGTIGLSASRGLAMKAGHRAPNVIVILTDDLGYGDLGCYGNRRVPTPSLDRLASEGILFTDGYAPAAICTPTRYAMLTGRYPWRTWLKKGVVGEAPSLIDPARYTLPKMFRDAGYATGCIGKWHIGLGTEEDKRDIDWNHPPIEPNPNTHGFDYSFILPVGHFFPPYVYMENDHVWNHDPDDPIRVVWPERGKPTMEGGEQARYRQEDVTRDLVERVERFIDDHRRDPFFLYFATSKPHSPHIAHEDFQGRSRAGAYGDVLMELDWSVGEVIRHLEQRGLRENTLIVFASDNGGVGRMHGDLRDENYNPNTPLRGNKGDCLEGGVRVPFLVSWPARIAGGGRSSSVVCLTDLMASFATLLGRTLPEGAAPDSYDVLPALMDAGVQAPERPLVLQGRSGVLALRYDRHLYIGDPGNGDWDRSAERMPAADLKAQLYDLSLDRKEDFNLYDDLPGRASEMADILERLRSEDSLTVWSELGL
- a CDS encoding sulfatase-like hydrolase/transferase, yielding MKRREFLHTALGAGTLAGLHASAAGQRAPKQPNIVFIMADDLGYNDLSCFGAELLKTPRIDRLAEEGTVWTDAHAPASVCQPTRYAILSGRYWWRRGKPWQGDLCFDPGRIMLPQLLKDAGYRTACIGKWHLGFGRTTPVDWNSELKPGPLEIGFDYFFGTPRTHNEPPFVFVENHHVVGLDPDDPIRIIPNKETDKGYGHGISVGAERAHELRPEDEVDVILADRAEKWVKDQRRGEPFFLYLTYLAPHIPIAPSERFQGTSDCGGYGDYIQELDWCVGRVLDALDRKGLREDTLVIFTSDNGGVYLGKTLAKGHRCNGDLLGQKTDAWEGGVRIPFMARWPGKIPAGVETGTLMSLTDIMATCCSAAGVTMPAGAGPDSVDQLPVMLNPRTAEPARREMIMEGIFGRALRSDQWVYMARQGSHGMSGHPKIRWGIPYKRLEFENSSLDEHGQPLPDAPPGQLYDVEKDPNQKQNVYDQYPEVVKRLDRRLKELQE
- a CDS encoding LacI family DNA-binding transcriptional regulator; its protein translation is MPKVTLYDIARICGVNASTVSRALRNDARLKTETIERIQSVAEKKGYRPNLAARYLKRGKAEIIWFIVPTLGASVDWKSAEFATQHAHDKGYDLAITVHHGDQKVFDRAAERMMQGLSAGAIINRRDIRDLSALDPLRKRNFPIIFIDVPPERSYGEGLVVTTDNEAAGRELVRRCIDAGARQFMLLFRRGVNAVERERFTGAARELRERGVTWVNGITKGDGLDWEALDERVALLGSSQEAVLTFAIPHADALRRKHCTIGCFDDWLGEARPAERVIVAEQDYETIADTAVDRLANLIDQTDGSDHPLARIPVSDYLTRKSYF
- a CDS encoding type II secretion system protein — protein: MMMRHGIEEHSRSGFTLVELLVVIAILAVLMMILVPAIQKGLEQAQMTRCQSHLRTIGVAVMEHVSDHKNRLPWLGDFGWDQGSWNVDRFWRNQLVDGGYLEDYDVLQCPGEKHHHGMGDLGPNRYIIPHSRIPPTLASIRRPRETVLCGDTRQFANGRWQGSWWMQADNFVDNHEHKTGVPWPPRHGEFMNFLFFDGSVRALKQDYLKENDNLLFHGEEE
- a CDS encoding sulfatase-like hydrolase/transferase; protein product: MDFKRTLLMLGAFVLALARTAVAKQPDPPNVLLIYVDDVGYGEFGCQGNPQIPTPNIDSIAANGIRFTQGYVTDSLCSPSRAGLMLGRVQTRVGHETNPPWGQHWKEYGLPLTERTMADRMKTAGYATGMVGKWHLGFKPEYWPTKRGFDEYYGNLENSRSYTTPVILDSRDDNPQPRKVEEEGYYSTFAYGARARDFIDRHREQPWFLYLAFYNQHGPIEEAPPGYAEEFPEISDPKRRIFAGMMEALDEEVGRTLDHLRALGLEENTLIFLISDNGGPTYSNTSVNDPLRGTKITHFEGGLRVPYLMQWKGHIPAGKVYRKPVSTLDVQPTALAAAGVSIDPDWKLEGVDLVPYVTGRNDGVPHETLCWRRGSFRTIRHGDWKLIFRKGHPARLFNLKQDLEEKHNLAKQYPERVDQLRRRWEAWNRHNHEPLWLSGKYE